From Chryseobacterium gallinarum, one genomic window encodes:
- a CDS encoding YchJ family protein yields the protein MDCPCCSGKPYEDCCKPYHTGEKHAPTAEALMRSRFSAFAIPNGAYLMETTLPGKRKYHNKQDLQEWGEINQWTKLEIIRTPALNHVEFKAYYTDQDGQPQIHHEFSVFQKMHERWYYVSGEFLD from the coding sequence ATGGATTGTCCCTGTTGTTCAGGAAAACCCTACGAAGACTGCTGTAAACCTTATCACACCGGAGAAAAGCATGCTCCCACTGCTGAGGCATTGATGCGTTCCAGATTTTCTGCTTTCGCTATTCCGAATGGAGCATATTTAATGGAGACTACCCTTCCTGGGAAAAGGAAATATCACAATAAACAAGATCTTCAGGAATGGGGAGAAATCAACCAATGGACGAAGCTGGAGATTATCCGGACTCCGGCTTTAAACCATGTTGAATTTAAAGCTTATTATACAGATCAGGACGGTCAGCCGCAGATTCATCACGAATTTTCTGTCTTCCAGAAAATGCATGAACGTTGGTATTATGTTTCAGGAGAATTTTTAGATTAA